A single region of the Salvia splendens isolate huo1 chromosome 18, SspV2, whole genome shotgun sequence genome encodes:
- the LOC121777092 gene encoding IST1-like protein isoform X3 has product MRREIPKLLETGHEASARIRVENILREEKMMAAHELVELFCELIAARLPIMDAQKECPLDLKEANSSVCFAAPRCTDLPELHQVQTLFSDKYGKEFVSSAAELISDCGVNRQLVELLSVRAPSPDVKLKLLKEIAKEHELDWDPSSSENDLLKTRDDLLDGPIRFVSDPGPRAPFTNAHNDEAMSTTSQSAVGEHPDSDEDFVIIGFPEVPMQKPSQSNKGMNEANISLDKVNLSQLEEPFPMEENGPSPSAMKTIDDKADFQDVVSAAEAAAETA; this is encoded by the exons ATGCGTCGAGAAATTCCCAAGCTCCTTGAGACTGGTCACGAAGCCTCTGCTAGGATTCGG GTGGAGAATATTCTACGGGAAGAGAAGATGATGGCTGCTCACGAATTGGTTGAATTGTTCTGTGAGCTTATTGCTGCTCGTCTTCCTATTATGGATGCACAAAA GGAATGCCCTCTGGACTTGAAAGAAGCCAATTCTAGTGTATGCTTTGCTGCACCGAGGTGCACTGATCTGCCAGAGTTGCATCAGGTCCAAACGTTGTTTTCTGATAAATACGGTAAAGAATTCGTGTCTTCTGCAGCTGAGCTTATATCCGACTGTGGTGTCAATCGGCAG TTGGTTGAACTTTTATCCGTCCGAGCTCCATCTCCTGATGTTAAACTGAAACTGCTAAAGGAAATTGCCAAAGAGCATGAGCTTGATTGGGATCCAAGTTCTTCGGAAAATGACTTACTGAAAACTCGTGACGACTTGCTG GATGGGCCAATCCGGTTTGTCAGTGATCCCGGACCCCGAGCTCCATTTACCAACGCGCATAATGATGAGGCTATGTCTACTACCTCACAATCAGCTGTGGGTGAACACCCTGATTCTGATGAAGATTTTGTAATCATAGGCTTTCCAGAAGTTCCTATGCAGAAGCCATCACAGTCAAATAAAGGCATGAATGAAGCAAATATATCATTGGATAAAGTGAATCTTTCGCAGTTGGAAGAACCATTTCCTATGGAAGAAAATGGTCCATCGCCCTCTGCCATGAAGACAATCGATGATAAAGCTGATTTCCAAGACGTTGTCTCTGCTGCTGAGGCAGCCGCAGAGACAGCATAG
- the LOC121777092 gene encoding zinc finger MYM-type protein 1-like isoform X2 codes for MAIVIRFVNKDGQIIERFLALVHVKKTTSVCLKEAIDSVFAKFKLSLSRLRGQGYDGASNMRGECNGLKALILKENSPAWYVHCFAHQLQLVCVAVCKTNQYVCDFFSYLISIVTPCGSSCKRADMIRLIEHDRLVEMIENGEIGTGRGQNQETSLKRPCDTRWGSHYVTVIRLANMWQSVTEVLENVLVDGEEYETRGKAIGLVQKMETFEFVFILMLIKHLLGVIKPLSCALQQRDQDILNAIFLMENVKESLRSFREFGWDTLLQEVNDFCRANDISITNMDDDAPKRISKRNGSNIKNYHHYRVEIFCQVVDLLTQEMENRFSEASADLLSWNALWT; via the exons ATGGCAATTGTCATAAGATTTGTGAACAAGGATGGTCAGATAATTGAAAGGTTTTTAGCTTTGGTTCATGTCAAAAAAACTACATCAGTTTGTTTGAAAGAGGCAATTGACTCCGTATTTGCTAAGTTTAAGTTATCTTTGTCAAGATTGAGAGGCCAAGGATACGATGGAGCATCAAACATGCGAGGTGAATGCAATGGATTGAAAGCACTAATTTTAAAGGAAAATTCACCAGCTTGGTATGTCCATTGTTTTGCCCACCAACTTCAATTGGTATGTGTGGCCGTGTGCAAGACAAATCAATATGTTTGTGATTTTTTCAGTTATCTTATCTCGATTGTCACACCATGTGGTTCTTCTTGCAAAAGGGCTGATATGATTCGACTAATTGAGCACGATAGACTAGTTGAAATGATAGAGAATGGGGAAATCGGTACTGGTAGAGGCCAAAATCAAGAAACTTCTTTGAAGAGACCATGTGATACTCGATGGGGATCTCATTATGTCACCGTGATTCGTCTTGCAAATATGTGGCAGTCAGTAACCGAAGTACTTGAAAACGTACTTGTTGATGGAGAAGAATATGAAACAAGGGGCAAAGCTATAGGTCTCGTACAGAAAATGGAGACTTTTGAATTTGTATTCATCCTTATGTTGATTAAACATTTGTTGGGGGTTATTAAACCATTGTCTTGTGCCTTGCAACAAAGAGATCAAGATATTTTAAATGCGATTTTCTTGATGGAGAATGTGAAAGAAAGCTTGAGATCATTTCGAGAATTTGGATGGGATACTCTCTTGCAAGAAGTGAATGATTTTTGTAGGGCAAATGACATTTCAATAACAAACATGGATGATGATGCTCCAAAGCGGATTAGTAAGAGGAATGGTTCAAACATCAAGAACTACCATCATTATCGTGTTGAAATATTTTGTCag GTCGTCGACTTACTTACACAAGAGATGGAAAATCGTTTCTCTGAGGCATCCGCAGACTTACTAAGTT GGAATGCCCTCTGGACTTGA
- the LOC121777092 gene encoding zinc finger MYM-type protein 1-like isoform X1 translates to MAIVIRFVNKDGQIIERFLALVHVKKTTSVCLKEAIDSVFAKFKLSLSRLRGQGYDGASNMRGECNGLKALILKENSPAWYVHCFAHQLQLVCVAVCKTNQYVCDFFSYLISIVTPCGSSCKRADMIRLIEHDRLVEMIENGEIGTGRGQNQETSLKRPCDTRWGSHYVTVIRLANMWQSVTEVLENVLVDGEEYETRGKAIGLVQKMETFEFVFILMLIKHLLGVIKPLSCALQQRDQDILNAIFLMENVKESLRSFREFGWDTLLQEVNDFCRANDISITNMDDDAPKRISKRNGSNIKNYHHYRVEIFCQVVDLLTQEMENRFSEASADLLSCMACLDPKNDCF, encoded by the exons ATGGCAATTGTCATAAGATTTGTGAACAAGGATGGTCAGATAATTGAAAGGTTTTTAGCTTTGGTTCATGTCAAAAAAACTACATCAGTTTGTTTGAAAGAGGCAATTGACTCCGTATTTGCTAAGTTTAAGTTATCTTTGTCAAGATTGAGAGGCCAAGGATACGATGGAGCATCAAACATGCGAGGTGAATGCAATGGATTGAAAGCACTAATTTTAAAGGAAAATTCACCAGCTTGGTATGTCCATTGTTTTGCCCACCAACTTCAATTGGTATGTGTGGCCGTGTGCAAGACAAATCAATATGTTTGTGATTTTTTCAGTTATCTTATCTCGATTGTCACACCATGTGGTTCTTCTTGCAAAAGGGCTGATATGATTCGACTAATTGAGCACGATAGACTAGTTGAAATGATAGAGAATGGGGAAATCGGTACTGGTAGAGGCCAAAATCAAGAAACTTCTTTGAAGAGACCATGTGATACTCGATGGGGATCTCATTATGTCACCGTGATTCGTCTTGCAAATATGTGGCAGTCAGTAACCGAAGTACTTGAAAACGTACTTGTTGATGGAGAAGAATATGAAACAAGGGGCAAAGCTATAGGTCTCGTACAGAAAATGGAGACTTTTGAATTTGTATTCATCCTTATGTTGATTAAACATTTGTTGGGGGTTATTAAACCATTGTCTTGTGCCTTGCAACAAAGAGATCAAGATATTTTAAATGCGATTTTCTTGATGGAGAATGTGAAAGAAAGCTTGAGATCATTTCGAGAATTTGGATGGGATACTCTCTTGCAAGAAGTGAATGATTTTTGTAGGGCAAATGACATTTCAATAACAAACATGGATGATGATGCTCCAAAGCGGATTAGTAAGAGGAATGGTTCAAACATCAAGAACTACCATCATTATCGTGTTGAAATATTTTGTCag GTCGTCGACTTACTTACACAAGAGATGGAAAATCGTTTCTCTGAGGCATCCGCAGACTTACTAAGTTGTATGGCATGCCTCGATCCAAAAAATGATTGCTTTTAA